The following is a genomic window from Elusimicrobiota bacterium.
CAATTCACCAACAACTTGGCGCTGGCCGGAAGAGATTCTTTTGGCAATGATTGTAAGCCGGTTTCAAAAAAATTAACGAGCGCCTGTTCCCCCACCAGCACATTCGCGTCATATTCACTCAGTCCCCATTCGCTGACGAGTCGCGCTTTCCGGGCTTCCGGCAACTCCGGCAAAGCTTGCCGCATGGATTCAATCCACTCAGCGGACAATTGGACCGGGAGCAAATCAGGTTCAGGGAAATAACGGTAATCATGCGCTTCTTCTTTGGAACGCATCGAAAACGTAGCCGCTTTCGACTCATTCCAAAGCCGGGTTTCTTGAACCACCGCTCCCCCCGCTTCTATAAGCTGAATTTGTCGGCCCATCTCATAGATGATGGCGTCTTTGACAGCCCGAAAACTGTTCATGTTTTTTATTTCCACGCGTTTGCCCAGCTTCGATTCGCCTTTCAAACGGACCGACACATTGGCATCGCACCGAAGGGACCCTTTTTCCATGTCACAATCCGAAACGCCAACATATTGAATGGTGGCTTTAAGGGCGGAGAGATAATCATAGGCTTCATCAGCGCTCCCAATATCGGGGTGAGACACGATTTCCATAAGCGGAATGCTCGAACGATTCAAGTCCACCAAGGAATAGGGAAGTTCCATGGATCCCACAGAATGCAAAAGTTTACCGGCATCTTCTTCCAAATGTATGCGTTGAATGCGAATCAACTTGGGATTCCCATTGGTGTGAATCGTAACGCCCCCTTCGCCACAAACGGGCTGGTCGGATTGGGAAATTTGGTACGCCTTGGGCAAATCGGGGTAGAAATATTGCTTGCGGGCAAAATAAGAATTTCGGTTGATTTGACATCCCAACGCCAACCCCACTTTAACAATGCCCTCCACCGCTCTCTTATTGAGAACGGGCAACACCCCTGGCTGTCCTGTGCACACGGGGCACACATGAGAATTGGGCGCGGCGCCGAAATCCGTTTCGCAGGCGCAAAAAAGTTTCGAGTTGGTTTTAATTTGAACGTGAACTTCAAGACCGATGACGGGCTCGTAGACACGCGGGGAAGTACTGAGGTTGGACATTGGTAGAACTCAGGCGCCGGTGGCCATATAATATAGCGCCGGTTTCCTGAGTCCCCCTATCAAACCGTACGTGACCTTTCCGATCATACGGCTTACCATGGACACTTCAAGCATTGGCTTTCAC
Proteins encoded in this region:
- the gatB gene encoding Aspartyl/glutamyl-tRNA(Asn/Gln) amidotransferase subunit B; protein product: MSNLSTSPRVYEPVIGLEVHVQIKTNSKLFCACETDFGAAPNSHVCPVCTGQPGVLPVLNKRAVEGIVKVGLALGCQINRNSYFARKQYFYPDLPKAYQISQSDQPVCGEGGVTIHTNGNPKLIRIQRIHLEEDAGKLLHSVGSMELPYSLVDLNRSSIPLMEIVSHPDIGSADEAYDYLSALKATIQYVGVSDCDMEKGSLRCDANVSVRLKGESKLGKRVEIKNMNSFRAVKDAIIYEMGRQIQLIEAGGAVVQETRLWNESKAATFSMRSKEEAHDYRYFPEPDLLPVQLSAEWIESMRQALPELPEARKARLVSEWGLSEYDANVLVGEQALVNFFETGLQSLPKESLPASAKLLVNWITTELLGRLNQEKKTIQESPLSARSLAELVELIQAGTLSGKMGKEVFGEAYSTGDSPKSIVAKKGLSQVSDEGELLKFINEVIQENPKVVADVIAGKDRAIGSLVGALMKKTKGRANPQLANDLIKKQLAGRPSST